In Fusobacterium canifelinum, a genomic segment contains:
- a CDS encoding nitroreductase family protein translates to MDLLKLMGDRYSCRRYSNEDVKEEDLNKILEAGRIAPTSHNNQPQRIYVVRSEEAKEKLMKDFAYNYKAPCYLVCGYNIDEVWRNDLDGDRESGDIDVSIVITHMMLMAEELGLGACWIGRITPELVKKNLNIPENVKVVAVLSLGYHREDDRPSKLHTIRRSNEDLVKFL, encoded by the coding sequence ATGGATTTATTGAAATTGATGGGAGATAGATATAGTTGTAGAAGATATTCAAATGAAGATGTTAAGGAAGAAGATTTAAATAAAATTTTAGAAGCAGGAAGAATAGCACCAACTTCTCATAATAATCAACCACAAAGAATTTATGTTGTAAGAAGTGAAGAAGCAAAAGAAAAATTGATGAAAGATTTTGCATACAATTATAAAGCTCCTTGTTATTTAGTTTGTGGTTATAATATTGATGAAGTATGGAGAAATGATTTAGATGGAGATAGAGAAAGTGGAGATATAGATGTTTCAATTGTTATAACTCACATGATGTTAATGGCGGAAGAACTTGGATTAGGTGCTTGTTGGATAGGGCGTATTACACCAGAATTAGTAAAGAAAAATTTAAATATACCTGAAAATGTAAAAGTTGTTGCAGTTCTTAGTCTAGGATATCATAGAGAAGATGATAGACCTTCTAAATTACACACTATTCGTAGAAGTAATGAGGATTTAGTTAAATTTTTATAA
- a CDS encoding YMGG-like glycine zipper-containing protein — protein MKKISLVILVVAGILVGCTHTEKTATGGAIAGAGVGALLGNDARSAAVGAAIGGALGAGAGELTKNK, from the coding sequence ATGAAAAAAATATCATTAGTTATTTTAGTGGTAGCAGGAATCCTAGTGGGATGTACTCATACAGAAAAAACTGCCACAGGAGGTGCCATAGCAGGAGCTGGTGTAGGGGCTTTACTTGGTAATGATGCTAGATCTGCTGCTGTAGGAGCTGCTATTGGAGGAGCTTTAGGAGCTGGAGCTGGAGAATTAACAAAAAACAAATAA
- a CDS encoding iron transporter, whose protein sequence is MKNLKFLLGALLVLGLVACGEKKEEQKPAEQPATTEAPATAEAPKTEAPAEKPGESGFAEVPIDETVVGPYQVAAVYFQAVDMIPEGKQPSAAESDMHLEADIHLLPEAAKKFGFGDGEDIWPAYLTVNYKVMSEDGKTELTSGTFMPMNADDGAHYGINVKKGLIPIGKYKLQLEIKAPTDYLLHVDSETGVPAAKDGGVAAAEEFFKTQTVEFDWTYTGEQLQNK, encoded by the coding sequence ATGAAAAATTTAAAATTTTTATTAGGAGCTTTACTTGTTTTAGGATTAGTTGCCTGTGGTGAAAAGAAAGAAGAACAAAAACCAGCTGAACAACCTGCAACTACAGAAGCACCTGCTACTGCTGAAGCTCCAAAAACAGAAGCTCCGGCTGAAAAACCTGGAGAATCTGGATTTGCTGAAGTACCTATTGATGAAACAGTTGTAGGACCTTATCAAGTAGCTGCAGTTTACTTCCAAGCTGTAGATATGATTCCTGAAGGAAAACAACCATCAGCTGCTGAATCTGATATGCACTTAGAAGCTGATATTCATTTATTACCTGAAGCAGCTAAGAAATTTGGATTTGGTGATGGTGAAGATATTTGGCCTGCTTACTTAACAGTAAACTACAAAGTTATGTCTGAAGATGGAAAAACTGAATTAACATCTGGAACATTTATGCCAATGAATGCTGATGATGGTGCTCACTATGGAATAAATGTTAAAAAAGGTTTAATTCCAATTGGAAAATATAAATTACAACTTGAAATTAAAGCACCTACTGATTATTTACTACATGTAGATAGTGAAACTGGAGTTCCAGCAGCTAAAGATGGTGGAGTTGCAGCAGCTGAAGAATTCTTTAAAACTCAAACAGTTGAATTTGATTGGACTTATACAGGAGAACAATTACAAAATAAATAA
- a CDS encoding FTR1 family iron permease — protein MKKYFKSLFAFIFVFSLFISFSSTNVEAAQKKKYDTWQDVAKDMNIEFQAAKKFIEEGNNDEAYNAMNRAYFGYYEVQGFEKNVMVNIAAKRVNEIEATFRRIKHTLKGNIEGNVAELDKEIDTLAMKVYKDAMVLDGVASIDDPDDLGMRVFSNEQTVTGSETAVKFKSFGASFGLLLREGLEAILVVVAIIAYLVKTGNQKLCKQVYIGMGFGVICSFLLAFLIDWLLGGVGQELMEGITMFLAVAVLFWVSNWILSRSEEQAWSRYIKSQVQKSIDEKSGKALIFSAFLAVVREGAELVLFYKAMLTGGQTNKLFAFYGFLAGTVVLVVIYLIFRYTTVRLPLKPFFMFTSILLFLLCISFMGKGVVELTEAGVISGSTVIPAMNGYQNTWLNIYDRAETLIPQIMLVIASSWMLLNNYFKEKKAKKEAEVLAKENK, from the coding sequence ATGAAGAAGTATTTTAAATCTTTGTTTGCTTTTATTTTTGTTTTTAGTTTATTTATTTCATTTTCTTCTACAAATGTAGAAGCAGCTCAAAAGAAAAAATATGATACTTGGCAGGATGTTGCTAAGGATATGAATATTGAATTTCAAGCTGCTAAGAAATTTATTGAAGAAGGTAATAATGATGAAGCTTATAATGCAATGAATAGAGCATACTTTGGTTATTATGAAGTTCAAGGGTTTGAAAAAAATGTAATGGTAAATATTGCAGCAAAAAGAGTAAATGAAATTGAAGCAACATTTCGTAGAATAAAACATACTTTAAAAGGTAATATTGAAGGAAATGTAGCTGAGCTAGATAAGGAAATAGATACTCTTGCAATGAAAGTATATAAAGATGCTATGGTACTTGATGGAGTGGCTTCAATAGATGACCCAGATGATTTAGGAATGAGAGTATTTAGTAATGAACAGACTGTTACTGGTAGTGAAACAGCAGTTAAATTCAAATCATTTGGTGCTTCATTTGGATTACTTTTAAGAGAAGGATTAGAAGCAATATTAGTTGTTGTTGCAATTATTGCTTACTTAGTAAAAACTGGAAATCAAAAACTATGTAAACAAGTTTATATAGGTATGGGATTTGGAGTTATTTGTTCTTTTTTATTGGCATTCTTGATAGATTGGTTGCTTGGTGGAGTTGGACAAGAATTGATGGAAGGAATAACAATGTTCCTAGCTGTTGCTGTTCTATTCTGGGTAAGTAACTGGATATTATCTCGTTCAGAAGAACAAGCTTGGTCAAGATATATAAAATCTCAAGTTCAAAAATCTATTGATGAAAAGAGTGGTAAAGCATTAATCTTTTCTGCATTCTTAGCAGTAGTAAGAGAAGGTGCTGAATTAGTTTTATTCTATAAAGCTATGTTAACAGGTGGACAAACTAATAAATTATTTGCTTTTTATGGATTTTTAGCTGGAACAGTTGTTTTGGTTGTAATATATCTAATATTTAGATATACAACAGTAAGATTACCATTAAAACCATTCTTTATGTTTACAAGTATTCTTTTATTCCTGTTATGTATTTCATTTATGGGAAAAGGTGTTGTAGAACTTACTGAAGCAGGAGTTATATCTGGAAGTACAGTTATTCCAGCTATGAATGGTTACCAAAATACTTGGCTTAATATCTATGATAGAGCTGAAACTTTAATACCACAAATTATGTTAGTAATTGCTTCTTCTTGGATGCTTTTAAATAATTATTTCAAAGAAAAGAAAGCAAAAAAAGAAGCTGAAGTATTGGCAAAGGAAAATAAATAA
- a CDS encoding NCS2 family permease gives MQEALRKFFNFEEYETNFKKEIIAGTTNFLTMAYILGVNTIILSSAGMDFNSVFLATAISSAIACFVMGLVANAPLGLAPGMGSNSFFTFIVVKLYGYSYQEALAMVFVSGTLFLLLSATGIRDKIINSIPENLKQSIGAGTGFFIALIGLVKAGIAVSHPATLITLGNFKNPTVLLAVFGLLLTIILMSRKIDAAVFFGLLITAIVGIVLGRFGVEGMPKFSNEVIKVNTSLNHFGDFFYGLKSLVSKPKSIFLIFTFFFVDFFDTAGTLVAITNKITSKTGKNYKMKKMLFSDAVGTVVGAVLGTSTVTTLTESTSGVAAGGRTGFTAITTGIWFLIASIFTPLVAIASPIEVGGMFFEPVIAPSLICVGILMATQLSSIDWHDFTAASAGFVTIMIMIVGYSIPDGIAAGFIVYVFSKLFTKNIKDITPSVWVMFVLFVLHFALK, from the coding sequence ATGCAAGAGGCATTAAGAAAATTTTTTAACTTTGAAGAGTATGAAACCAATTTTAAAAAAGAAATTATTGCAGGGACTACAAATTTTTTAACAATGGCTTATATTCTAGGGGTGAATACTATAATATTAAGTTCAGCAGGAATGGATTTTAATTCTGTATTTTTGGCAACAGCAATTTCATCAGCAATAGCTTGTTTTGTGATGGGACTTGTCGCTAATGCACCTTTGGGACTTGCACCAGGTATGGGATCTAATTCATTTTTTACATTTATTGTTGTAAAATTATATGGTTATTCTTATCAAGAAGCATTAGCTATGGTTTTTGTTTCAGGAACATTATTTTTACTTCTTTCTGCAACTGGAATAAGAGATAAAATTATCAATTCTATACCAGAAAATTTAAAACAAAGCATAGGAGCAGGGACAGGATTTTTTATAGCCTTAATTGGTTTAGTAAAAGCAGGTATAGCAGTTTCACATCCAGCAACCCTTATAACATTAGGAAATTTTAAGAATCCTACTGTATTACTTGCAGTATTTGGGTTACTTTTAACAATAATTTTGATGAGTAGAAAAATTGATGCAGCAGTATTCTTTGGACTTTTAATAACTGCCATTGTAGGAATTGTACTAGGTAGATTTGGAGTTGAAGGAATGCCAAAATTCTCAAATGAAGTGATAAAAGTAAATACTTCATTAAATCATTTTGGAGATTTTTTCTATGGACTAAAAAGTTTGGTTTCAAAACCTAAATCAATATTTTTAATATTTACTTTCTTTTTTGTTGATTTCTTTGATACAGCAGGAACATTAGTTGCCATAACAAATAAAATTACATCAAAAACTGGAAAAAATTATAAAATGAAAAAAATGTTATTTTCTGATGCAGTGGGAACAGTTGTAGGAGCTGTATTAGGAACTTCAACAGTAACTACTTTAACAGAATCTACAAGTGGAGTTGCAGCAGGTGGAAGAACAGGATTTACAGCAATAACAACTGGAATTTGGTTTTTAATAGCTTCAATATTTACACCTCTTGTAGCGATAGCTTCACCAATAGAAGTAGGAGGAATGTTTTTTGAGCCAGTTATAGCCCCTTCACTTATCTGTGTTGGAATACTTATGGCAACTCAACTTTCAAGTATAGACTGGCATGATTTTACAGCAGCCTCTGCAGGTTTTGTAACTATAATGATAATGATAGTTGGTTATTCAATTCCTGATGGTATAGCAGCTGGATTTATTGTTTATGTATTTTCAAAATTATTTACAAAAAATATAAAAGATATAACTCCTAGTGTATGGGTAATGTTTGTCTTATTTGTTTTACACTTTGCTTTAAAATAG
- a CDS encoding glycosyltransferase family 9 protein has translation MKNLIKKLNRIFQDYMREKRLKIGKYIWDRKDRVKILEGNNFLEDNDIKSILFLRYDGKIGDMVVNSLMFREIKKVYPNIKIGVVARGAAIDIIKDNPNVDKIYEYYKDRKKIKDLALKIKEEKYDLLIDFSEMLRVNQMMLINLCGARFNIGLDRKEWELFDLSIKSDKDFKWTEHITNRYLAYLVKLGLKKENIDISYDIYLKDEKKYEVFFNEIKENKKLILNPYGASKHKSFSVENLENIINYLKNRDIAIILVYFGDKYKELEFLEKKYKHVYMPQKIESILDTAILIKKSDYVISPDTSIVHIASALNKKMITVYPPKGGKYGVDHLVWAPKSEYSRVIFCKDKTGTYDEIDINTFNFDEIKEEILKLINNSD, from the coding sequence ATGAAAAATTTAATAAAAAAATTAAATAGAATTTTTCAAGATTATATGAGAGAGAAAAGATTAAAAATAGGAAAATATATTTGGGATAGAAAAGATAGGGTTAAAATACTAGAAGGAAATAATTTTTTAGAAGATAATGATATAAAGTCTATACTATTTTTAAGATATGATGGGAAAATCGGAGATATGGTAGTAAATTCTTTGATGTTTCGTGAAATAAAAAAAGTATATCCAAATATAAAAATTGGAGTTGTAGCAAGAGGAGCAGCAATAGATATAATAAAAGATAATCCTAATGTTGATAAGATTTATGAGTATTATAAAGATAGAAAAAAGATTAAAGATTTAGCTTTAAAGATAAAGGAAGAAAAATACGATTTATTGATAGATTTTTCAGAAATGTTAAGAGTTAATCAAATGATGTTAATAAATTTATGTGGAGCTAGATTTAATATAGGACTTGATAGAAAAGAATGGGAATTGTTTGATTTATCTATTAAAAGTGATAAAGATTTTAAATGGACAGAGCATATAACAAATAGATATTTAGCTTATTTAGTGAAATTAGGATTAAAAAAAGAAAATATAGATATTTCTTATGATATTTATTTAAAGGATGAAAAAAAATATGAAGTTTTTTTTAATGAAATAAAAGAAAATAAAAAATTAATTTTAAATCCTTATGGTGCAAGTAAACATAAAAGTTTTAGTGTAGAAAATTTGGAGAATATTATAAATTATTTAAAAAATAGAGATATAGCTATTATTTTAGTATATTTTGGAGATAAATATAAGGAATTAGAATTTTTAGAAAAAAAATATAAGCATGTTTATATGCCCCAAAAAATAGAAAGCATTTTAGATACTGCTATTTTAATAAAGAAAAGTGATTATGTTATAAGTCCAGATACTTCAATAGTTCATATAGCAAGTGCTTTGAACAAAAAAATGATAACAGTTTATCCACCAAAGGGAGGAAAATATGGGGTTGACCATTTAGTATGGGCACCAAAATCAGAATATAGTAGAGTTATTTTTTGTAAAGACAAAACTGGAACTTATGATGAGATTGATATAAATACTTTTAATTTTGATGAAATAAAAGAAGAAATCTTAAAACTGATAAATAATTCAGATTAA
- a CDS encoding LicD family protein, with product MYNNSELRKIQQKKLEILIDIAKFCNENKIRYWLDSGTLLGAVRHGGFIPWDDDIDIIIMQEDAKFLKEIYKSENFEIINTNEEGINFYKVISKKEQVQVGDSIAELDIDIFLATHYPDSMALKFWNSFFHLKKNRIDRFSFSLFFINILINLKRKLEKTKLFNYKNIEKKISYILDEAKKKNKAMSNIAYTPDCGFYLIIWREDEIFPLKKMKFEGIEFNIPNNYDTYLKKMYYSYMDLPPKEKRVPEHYQDKELKLIIK from the coding sequence ATGTATAATAATAGTGAGTTAAGAAAAATTCAACAAAAAAAACTTGAAATTTTAATAGATATAGCAAAATTTTGTAATGAAAATAAAATAAGATATTGGTTAGATTCAGGAACACTTTTAGGAGCAGTGAGACATGGTGGATTTATACCTTGGGATGATGACATTGATATTATAATTATGCAAGAAGATGCTAAATTTTTAAAAGAAATTTATAAAAGTGAAAATTTTGAAATTATAAACACTAATGAGGAAGGAATAAATTTTTATAAGGTTATTTCAAAAAAAGAGCAAGTTCAAGTGGGAGATAGTATTGCTGAATTAGATATTGATATTTTCTTAGCCACTCATTATCCAGATTCGATGGCACTAAAGTTTTGGAATTCTTTTTTTCATTTAAAGAAAAATAGAATAGATAGATTTTCTTTTTCATTATTTTTTATTAATATATTAATTAATTTAAAGAGAAAATTAGAAAAGACAAAATTATTTAACTATAAGAATATTGAAAAGAAAATATCTTATATTCTTGATGAAGCTAAAAAGAAAAATAAGGCTATGTCAAATATTGCATATACGCCTGATTGTGGTTTTTATTTAATTATTTGGAGAGAAGATGAGATATTTCCTCTAAAAAAAATGAAATTTGAAGGAATAGAATTTAACATTCCTAATAATTATGATACTTATCTAAAAAAAATGTATTATAGTTATATGGACTTGCCTCCAAAAGAAAAAAGAGTACCAGAACATTATCAAGATAAAGAATTAAAATTAATAATAAAGTAG
- a CDS encoding glycosyltransferase, translating into MKKKVLFYNGSLRMGGIERVLVEVLQNIDKNQMDIDLVIEDGTETLNVFEKDIPKEIEIFYLKSEKLIKITDFFRRKKKNIFYKIAYNLLMNYESYIKKSNLKKLVKNKKYDVVIDFDMGLSKYVKMIDVNKKIAWIHASIKNWYEKESRIARLGRRLQQYNNIVTICDEMKEETANLFPFLKDKLLRIYNPFNFNRILTLSEENVENIYYKENFIIAIARLTTHQKDFSTLIKAFKRAKELGRKSEKLLILGDGPDREKIEKMIRDENMEKDIILLGSIKNPYPWLKKAKIFVHSSKYEGLPTVLIEALILNKKVISSACPTGPREILENGKIGDLYEIGDYEKLAYYIVEALKNDSLDKKLIEKEIQKFSKEVVIKDYEKLILN; encoded by the coding sequence ATGAAAAAAAAAGTATTATTTTATAATGGAAGTCTTAGAATGGGAGGAATTGAAAGAGTTTTAGTAGAAGTTTTGCAAAATATAGATAAAAATCAAATGGATATTGACTTAGTAATAGAGGATGGAACTGAAACTTTGAATGTTTTTGAAAAAGATATACCAAAAGAAATAGAAATTTTTTATTTAAAATCAGAGAAATTAATAAAAATTACTGATTTTTTTAGGAGAAAAAAGAAAAATATATTTTATAAGATAGCTTATAACTTATTGATGAATTACGAGAGTTATATCAAAAAGTCTAATCTAAAAAAATTAGTAAAGAATAAAAAATATGATGTAGTTATAGATTTTGATATGGGACTTTCAAAATATGTGAAAATGATAGATGTCAATAAAAAAATAGCTTGGATACATGCTTCTATTAAAAATTGGTATGAAAAAGAAAGTAGAATAGCAAGGCTAGGAAGAAGATTGCAACAATATAATAACATAGTTACAATATGTGATGAAATGAAAGAAGAAACAGCTAATCTATTTCCTTTTTTGAAAGATAAATTATTAAGAATTTACAATCCATTTAACTTTAATAGAATTTTAACTTTATCAGAGGAAAATGTTGAAAATATATATTATAAAGAAAATTTTATTATTGCAATTGCTAGGCTAACAACTCATCAAAAAGATTTTTCAACATTAATTAAAGCTTTTAAGAGAGCAAAAGAATTAGGAAGAAAATCTGAAAAATTATTAATTCTTGGAGATGGACCTGACAGAGAGAAAATTGAAAAGATGATTAGAGATGAAAATATGGAAAAAGATATAATTCTATTAGGAAGTATAAAAAATCCTTACCCTTGGTTAAAAAAAGCAAAAATATTTGTTCATAGTTCAAAGTATGAAGGACTACCAACTGTATTAATTGAAGCTTTAATTTTAAATAAAAAAGTAATTTCAAGTGCTTGTCCAACAGGACCAAGGGAAATTTTAGAAAATGGTAAAATTGGTGATTTATATGAAATAGGAGATTATGAGAAATTGGCCTATTATATTGTAGAGGCTTTAAAAAATGATAGTTTGGATAAAAAGCTAATAGAAAAAGAAATTCAAAAATTTAGTAAAGAAGTAGTAATTAAAGACTATGAGAAATTAATTTTAAATTAA
- a CDS encoding glycosyltransferase family 9 protein, whose product MLKKIWKQKLLDFYVKSFLKEPKINDNIFITSTDGIGDNIIRLNLLEEILKQYGKNRCYILCDIKVVSLLKKIGFKNIIVFTKSMRRHLFGKIKLLKFLYKKGFNKIISLEYDQHDFDIQYFKSLDSYCLDNKFHPEMNQYYKYVISTDFKVTEETIVKAFKILFNKNITEQEAIPNLKKYYPQKVEKVDTLVVGIGAGARYKMLKPNLLCEILKLFISKKNIKKIIFLGAGDRDQKYLNEIKKYINFADFNIENLVNKISLDESIDIISECQYYLGFESGLFHIAASLNISTFGVFTKTNEFSHNNWENVTIFSGNLSTSNDDEYFGNSELNNISLDEIEKLL is encoded by the coding sequence ATGTTAAAAAAAATATGGAAACAAAAATTATTAGATTTTTATGTGAAATCTTTCTTAAAAGAGCCTAAAATTAATGATAACATTTTTATTACTTCTACAGATGGTATTGGAGATAATATTATAAGATTAAATTTACTTGAAGAAATTTTAAAGCAATATGGCAAAAATAGATGTTATATTCTTTGTGATATAAAAGTAGTTTCTTTATTAAAAAAAATTGGTTTTAAAAATATTATTGTATTTACTAAAAGTATGAGACGACATTTATTTGGAAAAATAAAATTATTAAAATTTTTATATAAAAAGGGATTTAATAAAATTATTTCTTTAGAATATGATCAACATGATTTTGATATTCAATATTTTAAAAGTTTAGATTCTTATTGTTTAGATAATAAATTTCATCCCGAGATGAATCAATATTATAAATATGTAATTTCAACTGATTTTAAAGTAACTGAGGAAACGATAGTAAAAGCTTTTAAAATTTTATTTAATAAAAATATCACAGAACAAGAAGCTATTCCTAATTTAAAAAAATACTATCCCCAAAAAGTAGAAAAAGTAGATACTTTAGTTGTTGGTATTGGTGCTGGAGCAAGATATAAAATGTTAAAACCTAATTTATTGTGTGAAATTCTTAAGTTATTTATAAGTAAAAAAAATATTAAAAAAATTATTTTTTTAGGTGCTGGAGATAGAGATCAAAAATATTTAAATGAGATAAAAAAATATATTAATTTTGCTGATTTTAATATTGAAAATCTCGTAAATAAAATTTCTCTTGATGAAAGTATTGATATTATTTCAGAATGTCAATATTATCTTGGATTTGAGTCTGGATTATTTCACATAGCAGCTTCTTTAAATATTAGTACTTTTGGAGTTTTTACAAAAACTAATGAGTTTTCTCATAACAATTGGGAGAATGTTACTATTTTTTCTGGAAATCTAAGTACTTCAAATGATGATGAATATTTTGGAAATTCTGAATTAAACAATATTTCCCTTGATGAAATAGAAAAACTTTTATAA